The proteins below are encoded in one region of Loxodonta africana isolate mLoxAfr1 chromosome 5, mLoxAfr1.hap2, whole genome shotgun sequence:
- the LOC135231454 gene encoding homologous recombination OB-fold protein-like, with protein MKSSLGLYERDPTFFLCTYSIIMVLRKVALKQLPRNRVPNMAVTIKSLTRSMMDTSVVFKDPTGEMQGTVHRVLLEMCQNELKPGSVLLLKQIGVFSSLLRNHYLNVTPNNLVHIYSPDSGDGNFLKASQPFPKDLGSFHGGLQLDVDAKSEENLRTAQHPEARKSPEEELSEADDLDGLLSELSEDFFCGTSGWDCPKPGHPL; from the coding sequence ATGAAATCTTCTCTGGGCCTGTATGAGAGAGACCCCACCTTCTTCCTCTGTACCTACAGCATCATCATGGTGCTGCGGAAGGTTGCCCTGAAGCAGCTGCCCAGGAACAGGGTCCCCAACATGGCAGTGACGATCAAGTCCCTGACCCGGAGCATGATGGACACCAGCGTAGTTTTCAAGGACCCCACAGGGGAGATGCAGGGAACAGTGCACAGGGTGCTTCTGGAGATGTGCCAGAATGAGTTGAAGCCAGGCTCGGTGCTGCTACTGAAGCAGATTGGAGTGTTTTCTTCTTTACTCCGGAATCACTATCTCAACGTGACGCCCAACAACCTGGTTCATATTTACAGCCCAGATTCTGGGGATGGGAACTTCCTCAAGGCATCTCAGCCCTTCCCCAAGGATCTAGGAAGCTTCCATGGTGGCCTCCAGCTTGATGTGGATGCGAAGTCTGAGGAAAACCTCAGAACAGCACAGCACCCAGAGGCAAGGAAGTCCCCTGAGGAGGAACTCTCAGAAGCAGATGACCTGGATGGGCTCCTGAGCGAGCTCTCTGAGGACTTCTTCTGCGGTACCAGTGGTTGGGACTGCCCCAAGCCAGGGCACCCACTGTGA